In Paractinoplanes brasiliensis, the following proteins share a genomic window:
- a CDS encoding glycosyltransferase family A protein encodes MRPHVSGLLDDHVTAGGSRLRLALTATAVRNRSLEARELMARAALGEHGTLDQLLHAARTGDRRWLRRIRRKVDPGLVAAVAHILGLQELLPTDRDDASALFELVRRACGARALSPANQTLHVQLALIHQGPERARKLMRRYLKIGESARAVLNVDLLAGRRGWASAFAALMPEPGPVVADADGAVVRAGNACSDDTASAGAGAVGGASAGGAFAGGASGGGAPAGDATSPTSSAKPSNCTPAGASSAVGVAVPFDRLTTAAVERVEGAHRVSVVVTAYRPDRGLITAVRSILAQSWSNTEVIIVDDASPPEFEPVLREAVALGDRITLIRMPENSGTYAARNAGLDAAGGEFATFQDSDDWSHPRRIELQVRPLIEDRRLVATTSDGLAVTDELMCTRPGVRSGRFNPSSLMLRRGTVLRTVGYFDRLRKAADSEYIGRIHAAFGAGRVRHLDSLPLALIRLSAGSLSRAEIRPHWMHPARTAYMSAYQRHHQLIAQRRAGAYRPADGSDRPFPAPDHLLGTVRDRAYDVVMVADWRFLESAQRTALDELRALKTAGLRVALLQFDSYRAIHLRRIPLAAAVQDLVNDGTADRIALEDSVSAALVVVRQAGVLHFAASVESGVRARRALIVADRAPVRADGSDHRYDPTTCADVTRRLFGAEPTWVPQDPGVRAALRGVAEVEPDDLPLAPVPGGWVAERTGASAGSPIVGTDLCDAANWPLDAADSLAVCRRLTRADVRVRLADRPAGTCAAPVAATWLAYRTEDVEPRPFLHQLDFYLHFPPREQTEWYSRPAWEAAAVGCVVVMPERYRGLYGDAAVYCTRSEVEALIARYRADPALYAEQSRRARRTMAAECARERFVSRILSSLPASSMSPLLPIS; translated from the coding sequence ATGCGGCCACACGTATCCGGACTGCTCGATGATCATGTGACGGCGGGCGGTTCGCGGCTGCGGCTCGCGCTGACGGCGACCGCCGTGCGCAACCGGTCGCTGGAGGCCCGCGAGCTGATGGCACGGGCCGCGCTCGGTGAACACGGCACGCTTGACCAGCTGCTGCACGCGGCCCGGACCGGTGACCGGCGATGGCTGCGGCGTATCCGGCGCAAGGTCGACCCCGGGCTGGTGGCGGCGGTCGCGCACATCCTGGGGTTGCAGGAGCTGCTGCCGACCGACCGCGACGACGCGTCGGCGCTGTTCGAGCTGGTGCGGCGGGCCTGCGGGGCGCGGGCGTTGTCGCCCGCCAACCAGACGCTGCACGTTCAGCTGGCGCTGATTCACCAGGGGCCGGAGCGGGCCCGGAAGCTGATGCGGCGCTACCTGAAGATCGGCGAGTCGGCGCGGGCTGTGCTGAACGTCGACCTGCTCGCCGGTCGACGGGGGTGGGCGAGTGCTTTCGCGGCCCTGATGCCGGAACCGGGGCCGGTGGTGGCGGACGCGGACGGGGCCGTTGTCCGCGCTGGGAATGCCTGTTCTGACGACACTGCGTCGGCGGGCGCGGGGGCCGTTGGGGGTGCTTCTGCCGGCGGCGCTTTCGCAGGCGGCGCTTCTGGGGGTGGTGCTCCTGCGGGTGACGCCACCTCGCCCACGTCATCCGCGAAGCCCTCCAACTGCACCCCGGCGGGCGCTTCTTCCGCGGTCGGTGTTGCGGTGCCGTTTGATCGGCTGACCACGGCTGCCGTGGAACGGGTGGAGGGGGCGCATCGCGTTTCGGTGGTTGTCACGGCGTACCGGCCCGATCGGGGGTTGATCACCGCGGTGCGGTCGATCCTCGCGCAGAGCTGGAGCAACACCGAGGTGATCATCGTGGACGATGCCTCGCCGCCCGAGTTCGAGCCGGTGCTGCGCGAGGCGGTGGCCCTGGGCGATCGCATCACGTTGATCCGGATGCCGGAGAACTCGGGCACGTACGCGGCCCGCAACGCCGGGCTCGACGCGGCCGGCGGGGAGTTCGCCACCTTTCAGGACTCCGACGACTGGTCGCACCCCCGGCGGATCGAGCTGCAGGTGCGGCCGCTGATCGAGGACCGGCGACTGGTCGCCACGACGTCGGACGGGCTGGCGGTCACCGACGAGCTGATGTGCACCCGGCCGGGCGTGCGCAGCGGGCGGTTCAACCCGTCGTCGCTGATGCTGCGGCGGGGCACGGTGCTGCGTACGGTCGGCTATTTCGACCGGCTGCGCAAGGCGGCCGACTCCGAGTACATCGGGCGGATCCACGCCGCTTTCGGGGCGGGACGGGTGCGGCACCTCGACTCGTTGCCGCTCGCGCTCATCCGGCTCTCGGCCGGTTCGCTGTCGCGGGCGGAGATCCGGCCGCACTGGATGCATCCGGCGCGGACGGCGTACATGTCGGCCTATCAGCGGCACCACCAGCTGATCGCCCAGCGGCGGGCGGGCGCCTACCGGCCGGCGGACGGGTCGGACCGGCCCTTCCCGGCTCCGGATCACCTGCTCGGCACCGTACGGGATCGGGCCTATGACGTGGTGATGGTGGCGGACTGGCGTTTCCTGGAGAGCGCGCAGCGGACGGCCCTCGACGAGCTGCGCGCCCTGAAAACCGCCGGTCTGCGGGTGGCGCTTCTGCAGTTCGACTCGTACCGCGCGATCCACCTGCGCCGCATTCCGCTGGCGGCGGCCGTGCAGGACCTGGTCAACGACGGGACCGCCGACCGGATCGCGCTCGAGGACTCCGTGTCGGCGGCGCTGGTGGTGGTGCGTCAGGCGGGGGTGCTGCATTTCGCGGCCTCCGTGGAATCGGGTGTACGGGCGCGGCGTGCCCTGATCGTGGCGGACCGCGCGCCCGTACGAGCCGACGGCAGCGACCACCGGTACGACCCGACGACGTGCGCGGACGTGACACGGCGGCTGTTCGGGGCCGAGCCCACCTGGGTTCCGCAGGACCCGGGAGTGCGGGCCGCCCTGCGTGGGGTCGCGGAGGTGGAGCCGGACGACCTGCCGCTCGCGCCGGTGCCGGGCGGGTGGGTCGCCGAGCGTACGGGGGCCTCGGCCGGCTCGCCGATCGTCGGCACCGACCTGTGCGACGCGGCGAACTGGCCGCTGGACGCCGCCGACAGCCTCGCCGTGTGCCGCCGGTTGACCCGGGCCGACGTACGGGTTCGTCTGGCTGATCGGCCCGCGGGCACGTGTGCTGCTCCGGTGGCGGCGACGTGGCTCGCCTATCGGACGGAGGACGTCGAGCCTCGGCCGTTCCTGCACCAGCTCGACTTCTATCTGCACTTTCCGCCGCGGGAGCAGACCGAATGGTATTCACGCCCGGCCTGGGAGGCCGCGGCGGTGGGGTGCGTGGTGGTGATGCCCGAACGGTATCGGGGTCTTTACGGGGATGCGGCGGTGTACTGCACACGGTCCGAAGTGGAGGCTCTGATCGCACGTTATCGGGCCGACCCGGCGCTGTACGCCGAGCAGAGCCGCCGTGCGCGCCGGACCATGGCCGCCGAGTGTGCGCGGGAGCGCTTCGTGTCGCGGATCCTCTCGTCGCTGCCCGCCTCCTCGATGTCTCCGCTGCTGCCGATCTCGTAG